In a genomic window of Carettochelys insculpta isolate YL-2023 chromosome 19, ASM3395843v1, whole genome shotgun sequence:
- the TLCD1 gene encoding TLC domain-containing protein 1, protein MGPWLRAAGLVVGSTLFFKALQRGLRCLPLPAHVRRDPTRAWRWRNLLVSFVHSVVTGLWAVLGVWQAPEMLLDIQNMSSTSGYLLLCFSAGYFVHDSLDIIVSGQSRASWEYLVHHAMAISGFFSGIFLGRFVAAGMLSLFVEVSNIFLTIRMLLKLSNVPAPALYQANKYINLVMYFLFRLAPQAYLTWYFVRYVEVRGQGAFLMVNLFLLDAMILTYFSRLLRSDFFPASGRRHAGKDAGEEKFLAD, encoded by the exons atgGGGCCCTGGCTGCGCGCGGCCGGGCTGGTGGTGGGCTCCACGCTGTTCTTCAAGGCGCTGCAGCGGGGGCTgcgctgcctgcccctgcccgccCACGTGCGCCGGGACCCGACCCGCGCCTGGCGCTGGCGGAACCTGCTCGTCTCCTTCGTGCACTCCGTGGTGACCGGGCTCTGGGCCGTGCTGGG ggtctGGCAGGCTCCGGAGATGCTGTTAGACATTCAAAATATGTCGTCCACTTCGGGATACCTCCTCCTCTGCTTCTCTGCAG GCTACTTTGTCCATGACTCCCTTGACATCATTGTGAGCGGCCAGTCCCGAGCCTCCTGGGAGTACCTGGTTCACCACGCCATG GCGATCTCCGGCTTCTTCTCCGGCATCTTCCTGGGCCGCTTCGTGGCAGCAGGGATGCTCTCGCTCTTTGTGGAGGTGAGCAACATCTTCCTGACCATCCGCATGCTGCTGAAGCTGAGCAATGTGCCAGCGCCCGCCCTCTACCAAGCCAACAAGTACATCAACCTGGTGATGTATTTCCTCTTCCGCCTGGCGCCCCAGGCCTACCTGACCTGGTACTTTGTGCGCTACGTGGAGGTGCGGGGCCAGGGAGCCTTCCTGATGGTTAACCTCTTCCTGCTGGACGCCATGATCCTCACCTACTTCTCCCGCCTGCTGCGCTCCGACTTCTTCCCCGCCTCGGGCCGGCGGCACGCTGGGAAGGACGCGGGCGAAGAGAAGTTCTTGGCGGACTGA